In Puntigrus tetrazona isolate hp1 chromosome 18, ASM1883169v1, whole genome shotgun sequence, one genomic interval encodes:
- the LOC122362997 gene encoding sodium- and chloride-dependent GABA transporter 2-like isoform X1: protein MNRIQGQIEERGYWGSKAEFLLAIAGNVVGLGNVWRFPYLCYRNGGGAFLIPYLVFVVTCGVPLFLLETAMGQYTQEGPITCWHRLCPLAEGIGYAGQLILLYNCMYSIILAWALFYLIFSFNSQLPWASCDNTWNTDDCVNLAEQNLTLNQTKLIHSTPAATEFWERRVLSLSGGIEEIGQINWEIVLCLIAVWVICYFCIWKGIKSTGKVVYFTATFPYVMLLVLLIRGLALQGVVFYLYPEPTRLFDPQVWMEAGTQIFFSYSVCFGSLVTLASYNQYHNNCYRDCVRLCLLNSGTSLVAGFAVFSVLGFMANAQGVPIEEVAESGPGLAFIAYPQAVAMMPLPQLWAVCFFIMIILLGLDTQFVGMESIITSVMDMFPTVLRRAGRREIFILLFCLTCFFGQLLMVTEGGMYVFQLFDYYACNGACILFLSVLESLVMGWIFGAERMFDIIEDMTKSRPNYIFMLCWKYLTPLVSLVSLVYSIVEYKPLTLNRWYVYPDWAYVLGWLLALSSILLVPGWALGRMCVGKGSLKQRWCHLCTPDTNLPLIYKQRAKVQEETFNTGVEVEDMVSSNTN, encoded by the exons ATGAACAGGATACAAGGGCAAATAGAGGAGCGAGGGTACTGGGGCAGTAAAGCAGAGTTTCTTCTGGCTATTGCAGGGAATGTGGTTGGTCTGGGTAACGTCTGGAGGTTTCCTTACCTCTGTTACAGGAATGGAGGAG GGGCGTTCCTGATCCCCTACCTGGTGTTTGTGGTTACCTGTGGGGTGCCTCTGTTCCTGCTGGAGACGGCCATGGGACAGTACACACAGGAAGGTCCGATTACATGCTGGCATCGGCTCTGTCCTCTGGCTGAGG GTATTGGCTATGCAGGGCAATTGATATTGCTTTACAACTGCATGTATAGTATCATTCTGGCCTGGGCGCTTTTCTAcctcattttctctttcaatTCCCAACTTCCATGGGCCAGCTGTGATAACACCTGGAACACAG ATGACTGTGTAAATCTTGCCGAACAAAACCTGACCCTCAACCAGACAAAGCTAATTCATTCTACACCTGCAGCTACTGAGTTCTGGGA ACGCAGAGTGCTGTCTCTCTCTGGAGGTATTGAGGAGATCGGTCAGATCAACTGGGAGATTGTTCTGTGTTTAATTGCAGTTTGGGTCATATGTTATTTCTGCATCTGGAAAGGAATCAAATCTACAGGCAAG GTGGTGTATTTCACAGCTACATTTCCTTATGTGATGCTGCTGGTGTTGCTGATTCGTGGGTTAGCTCTTCAGGGGGTTGTGTTTTACCTGTACCCTGAACCGACCCGGCTCTTTGACCCACAG GTTTGGATGGAGGCAGGAACTCAGATCTTTTTCTCCTACAGTGTGTGTTTCGGCTCTCTCGTCACACTAGCAAGTTATAATCAATACCATAACAACTGCTACAG GGACTGTGTGCGGCTTTGCCTTCTGAACAGTGGCACCAGTTTAGTGGCAGGTTTTGCTGTGTTCTCAGTCCTGGGCTTCATGGCTAATGCGCAGGGCGTCCCTATTGAGGAGGTAGCAGAATCAG GTCCAGGACTAGCGTTCATAGCTTATCCACAGGCAGTAGCTATGATGCCTCTTCCTCAGTTGTGGGCTGTCTGTTTCTTCATCATGATTATTTTGCTGGGCCTAGATACACAG TTTGTTGGAATGGAGTCTATAATTACATCAGTGATGGACATGTTCCCCACGGTGTTGCGCAGAGCTGGTCGCCGAGAAATTTTTATCCTGCTCTTCTGTCTCACTTGCTTTTTTGGACAACTCCTCATGGTTACAGAG GGGGGGATGTATGTATTCCAGTTGTTTGACTACTACGCCTGTAATGGAGCTTGTATTCTGTTCCTGTCTGTGTTAGAGTCTCTGGTTATGGGTTGGATCTTTG GGGCTGAGAGGATGTTTGACATCATTGAAGACATGACAAAGTCACGACCcaattacattttcatgctGTGCTGGAAATACCTGACTCCTCTTGTGTCCCTG GTGTCTTTAGTTTATTCTATTGTGGAGTACAAGCCCCTCACTTTGAACCGCTGGTATGTGTACCCAGACTGGGCGTATGTACTAGGCTGGTTACTGGCCCTGTCCTCCATTCTGCTGGTGCCTGGGTGGGCGCTAGGCCGAATGTGTGTTGGGAAAGGAAGCCTGAAACAG CGTTGGTGCCACTTGTGTACTCCTGACACAAACCTCCCTCTCATCTATAAGCAAAGAGCTAAAGTCCAGGAAGAAACTTTCAACACAGGTGTTGAGGTGGAAGACATGGTCAGCAGCAACACAAACTAA
- the LOC122362869 gene encoding cyclin N-terminal domain-containing protein 2 produces MFGASVRLQIQCVQVAAVSRSIMARTGFCDSRQLLDLHMTDDRLAPLRTWANSCVLRERRVFAEGEEVGPGQHYKPTQESRWARRIPISAEDGIIMDYAPQDEAGPSDVYEEALLKYLNRLPGPPSLRELMPELLRREVGVAISKLGLLYDKTYAWDIFSDMMRSQLLCPLPNADLPKHFSDTTRAILVDWLIQVHEVFQFSEETLYLAVHLLNRALRLLKVSISGLQLVGVVCLFLAAKKEECLLPEVSELCYLMENAYSKKQLLRMERRVLTGLKFDLYHCPPLHFLLISASIARCSDKVVWMARYLLELSLLEGQCVVYLPAQLAGAALRLARRILQEAPSPDGEMAWCIASSIHIGSDATLLSIMQIMAMAAARAHARETRATFIKFSTIQTLHVSMHPALKAAPGLLGLSCPQT; encoded by the exons ATGTTTGGTGCCAGTGTACGGCTGCAGATTCAGTGTGTGCAGGTAGCTGCAGTGTCCAGGTCAATCATGGCTCGAACTGGGTTTTGTGATTCCAGGCAACTGTTGGACCTCCATATG ACTGACGACAGACTAGCGCCCCTGCGGACGTGGGCAAACTCCTGTGTTCTGAGGGAGCGCAGGGTGTTTGCTGAAGGAGAGGAGGTGGGCCCCGGGCAGCACTACAAGCCCACACAGGAGAGTCGATGG gctCGAAGGATTCCCATATCTGCAGAGGATGGGATCATAATGGACTACGCTCCACAGGATGAGGCAGGACCTTCAG ATGTCTATGAAGAGGCGTTGCTGAAGTATTTGAACAGGTTGCCAGGTCCACCTAGTCTGCGAGAACTGATGCCTGAGCTTCTGCGCAGAGAAGTGGGAGTAGCCATCAGTAAGCTTGGGCTCCTCTATGACAAGACCTACGCATGGGATATCTTTTCAGATATGATG AGAAGTCAGCTACTATGCCCTCTTCCAAACGCTGACCTGCCCAAGCATTTCAGTGACACAACGAGAGCTATCTTGGTGGACTGGCTAATTCAAGTCCAT GAAGTGTTCCAGTTCTCAGAGGAAACGTTGTATCTGGCAGTACACCTGCTGAATCGAGCACTAAGGCTCCTGAAGGTGTCCATCTCTGGCCTGCAGTTAGTGGGTGTGGTTTGCCTCTTTCTGGCAGCTAAAAAAGAGGAATGCCTGTTACCAGAG GTGTCGGAGCTCTGCTATCTGATGGAAAATGCCTACAGTAAGAAACAACTGCTGCGGATGGAGAGAAGGGTTTTAACTGGGCTCAAGTTTGATCTCTATCATTGTCCCCCTCTTCATTTTCTTCTCATCTCGGCTTCCATCGCACGCTGCAGTGACAAG GTGGTCTGGATGGCACGATACCTGTTGGAGCTGTCTCTGTTGGAGGGGCAGTGTGTGGTGTATCTGCCCGCTCAGCTGGCAGGTGCTGCCCTCCGTCTGGCCCGCAGGATCCTGCAGGAAGCGCCTTCTCCTGATGGAGAGATGGCCTGGTGCATTGCCTCTAGTATTCACATAGGAAG TGACGCAACTCTTCTCAGTATAATGCAGATCATGGCCATGGCAGCAGCGAGAGCACATGCTCGCGAGACCCGTGCCACTTTCATCAAGTTCTCCACTATACAAACCCTTCATGTCAGCATGCACCCTGCCCTGAAAGCCGCCCCTGGCCTACTGGGCCTGTCGTGCCCTCAGACGTGA
- the akt2 gene encoding RAC-beta serine/threonine-protein kinase encodes MNEVSIVREGWLHKRGEYIKTWRPRYFILKSDGSFIGYKEKPETSDHNQPPLNNFSVAECQLMKTERPRPNTFVIRCLQWTTVIERTFHVDSNAEREEWIRAIQAVANGLKSREEEEPMDINFGSPGDNSLEGMEAAIAKSRTKVTMSDFDYLKLLGKGTFGKVILVREKATGMYYAMKILRKEVIIAKDEVAHTITESRVLQNTRHPFLTTLKYAFQTRDRLCFVMEYANGGELFFHLSRERVFTEDRARFYGAEIVSALEYLHSKDVVYRDLKLENLMLDKDGHIKITDFGLCKEGITNEATMKTFCGTPEYLAPEVLEDNDYGRAVDWWGLGVVMYEMMCGRLPFYNQDHERLFELILMEEIRFPRNLSPEAKALLAGLLKKDPKQRLGGGPEDAKEVMTHKFFSSMNWQDVLQKKLIPPFKPQVTSETDTRYFDDEFTAQTITVTPPDQYDSLDAEDPDTRTHFSQFSYSASVRE; translated from the exons ATGAACGAGGTCAGCATCGTCAGAGAGGGCTGGCTCCACAAGAGAG GTGAATACATTAAGACTTGGAGGCCCCGGTATTTCATCTTAAAGAGTGATGGCTCTTTCATTGGCTACAAGGAGAAGCCTGAGACATCAGACCACAATCAGCCCCCTCTCAATAACTTCTCCGTTGCAG AGTGTCAGCTGATGAAGACTGAACGACCTCGGCCAAACACTTTTGTCATCCGCTGCTTGCAGTGGACCACTGTTATTGAGCGGACCTTCCACGTGGACAGTAACGCTGAAAG AGAGGAGTGGATACGGGCAATACAGGCTGTGGCCAATGGGCTCAAGTCCCGGGAAGAGGAAGAGCCAATGGACATCAACTTTGGCTCTCCTGGAGACAACAGCCTGGAAGGAATGGAGGCTGCCATTGCAAAGTCCCGCACCAAAGTG ACAATGAGTGACTTTGACTACTTAAAGCTGCTGGGTAAAGGCACTTTTGGAAAGGTGATTCTAGTGAGGGAAAAGGCTACTGGCATGTACTACGCCATGAAGATCCTACGCAAAGAGGTCATCATTGCTAAG gaCGAGGTTGCACACACAATCACAGAAAGCAGAGTGTTGCAGAACACACGGCACCCCTTCCTTACG ACACTAAAATATGCCTTCCAGACACGAGATCGATTGTGTTTTGTCATGGAGTACGCAAACGGAGGCGAG CTGTTCTTTCACTTGTCTCGAGAGCGCGTGTTTACGGAGGATAGAGCTCGTTTCTATGGGGCTGAAATTGTTTCAGCGTTGGAATATCTGCACTCTAAAGATGTCGTCTACAGGGACCTAAAG ctgGAGAATCTAATGCTGGATAAAGATGGTCACATTAAAATCACAGACTTTGGCCTGTGTAAAGAGGGCATTACTAATGAGGCCACCATGAAGACGTTCTGTGGGACCCCAGAGTACCTTGCTCCCGAG GTATTAGAAGACAACGATTATGGACGTGCAGTGGATTGGTGGGGTCTAGGAGTGGTCATGTATGAAATGATGTGTGGTCGGCTGCCGTTCTATAACCAGGACCATGAACGTCTGTTTGAGCTCATTTTAATGGAGGAGATTCGCTTCCCCAGAAACCTCTCGCCCGAGGCAAAGGCTTTGCTGGCTGGCCTGCTCAAGAAAGACCCCAAACAGAG GCTTGGAGGAGGTCCTGAGGATGCCAAAGAAGTGATGACACACAAGTTCTTCAGTTCCATGAACTGGCAAGATGTCCTTCAAAAGAAG CTCATCCCACCCTTCAAGCCGCAAGTGACCTCAGAGACAGACACACGCTACTTTGACGACGAGTTCACTGCACAGACCATTACTGTCACGCCACCTGACCAAT ACGACAGTCTCGACGCAGAGGACCCAGATACACGCACACACTTCTCGCAGTTCTCCTACTCAGCCAGTGTGCGGGAGTGA
- the LOC122362995 gene encoding sodium- and chloride-dependent GABA transporter 2-like has protein sequence MKKTNGQIEERGYWGSKTEFILAVAGIVIGLGNVWRFPYLCYKNGGGAFLIPYLVFVVTCGVPLFLLETAMGQYTQEGGITCWRRLCPLAEGIGYAGQLIILYSCMYYIIILAWALFYLIYSFSSQLPWASCDNTWNTDDCVDLAANNLSRTMLINSTSSVTEFWRNRVLVLSDGIEEIGQINWEILLCLIAMWVICYFCVWKGVKSTGKVVYFTATFPYVMLLVLLIRGLTLPGALQGVVFYLYPEPARLFDPQVWMEAGAQIFFSYALGTASLTVLGSYNKYNNNCYRDSLWLCLLNSGTSVVAGFAVFSVLGFMAEKQGVPIDEVAESGPGLAFIAYPQAVAMMPCPQLWAACFFIMIILLGLDTQFVAMEVFMTSVMDLYPLVLRKAGRREIFLLLFCIFCFFSQIVMVTEGGMYIFQLFDYYACSGACLLFLCVFESLAMGWIFGAERMFDVIEDMTSSRPNYIFMLCWKYLTPLVSLVSFVCSLVKYKPLTFNRWYVYPDWAYALGWLLALSSILLVPGWALGQLIVEKGSLKQRCRHLCSPDTNLPLIYKKQQAEIQENTTITEMENLVKSTQTNINIRDRENKM, from the exons ATGAAGAAAACCAATGGCCAGATAGAGGAGAGAGGATACTGGGGTAGTAAAACAGAGTTTATTTTAGCTGTGGCAGGGATTGTGATTGGTCTGGGTAACGTGTGGAGATTTCCCTACCTCTGCTACAAGAATGGGGGAG GGGCGTTCCTGATCCCCTACCTGGTGTTTGTGGTTACCTGTGGGGTGCCTCTGTTCCTGCTGGAGACGGCTATGGGACAGTACACACAGGAAGGGGGCATTACTTGTTGGCGTCGGCTTTGTCCTCTGGCTGAAG GTATTGGTTATGCAGGACAACTGATTATTTTGTACAGCTGCATGTATTACATCATCATTCTGGCCTGGGCGCTTTTCTACCTCATTTACTCTTTTAGCTCCCAACTGCCTTGGGCCAGTTGTGACAACACCTGGAACACAG ATGATTGTGTGGATCTTGCTGCAAACAATCTTAGCCGGACAATGCTGATTAATTCAACCTCTTCAGTTACTGAGTTCTGGag aaACAGAGTGCTGGTTCTCTCTGATGGGATTGAGGAGATCGGTCAGATCAACTGGGAGATTCTGCTGTGTCTTATTGCAATGTGGGTCATATGTTATTTCTGCGTCTGGAAAGGAGTCAAATCTACAGGAAAG gtggtgTATTTCACAGCTACATTTCCTTATGTGATGCTGCTGGTGTTGCTGATTCGTGGGTTAACTCTTCCTGGAGCTCTTCAGGGGGTTGTGTTTTACCTGTACCCTGAACCGGCCCGGCTCTTTGACCCACAG GTTTGGATGGAAGCAGGAGCTCAGATCTTTTTCTCCTACGCTTTGGGCACAGCCTCTCTTACTGTATTAGGAAGctacaataaatataacaacaactGCTACAG GGACAGCTTATGGCTTTGCCTTCTGAACAGCGGTACTAGTGTGGTAGCAGGTTTTGCTGTGTTCTCAGTTTTGGGTTTCATGGCTGAAAAGCAGGGTGTCCCCATTGACGAGGTGGCAGAATCAG GTCCAGGACTAGCTTTCATAGCTTATCCACAGGCAGTAGCTATGATGCCTTGTCCACAATTGTGGGctgcttgtttcttcatcatgATTATTTTGCTGGGGCTTGATACGCAG TTTGTTGCAATGGAAGTTTTCATGACATCAGTGATGGACCTCTACCCCTTGGTGCTGCGCAAAGCTGGACGTCGAGAAATATTCCTCCtgcttttctgcattttttgtttcttcagccAAATTGTCATGGTTAcagag GGGGGGATGTATATATTCCAGTTGTTTGACTATTATGCCTGCAGCGGAGCCTgtcttctttttctctgtgtgtttgagtctcTGGCCATGGGTTGGATCTTTG GGGCTGAGAGGATGTTTGACGTCATTGAAGACATGACCAGCTCTCGACCCAACTACATATTCATGCTGTGCTGGAAATACCTGACTCCTCTCGTGTCTTTG GTGTCTTTTGTATGTTCCCTTGTGAAGTACAAGCCCCTCACTTTTAACCGCTGGTATGTGTACCCAGACTGGGCGTATGCACTAGGCTGGTTGCTGGCCCTGTCCTCCATTCTCCTGGTGCCTGGATGGGCACTTGGACAACTAATTGTTGAGAAAGGAAGTTTAAAACAG CGTTGTCGTCACTTGTGCAGTCCTGACACAAACCTCCCTCTCATCTATAAGAAGCAACAAGCAGAAATACAAGAAAATACCACCATCACAGAGATGGAAAACTTAGTCAAGTCTACACaaactaatataaacataagagatagggaaaataaaatgtaa
- the LOC122362997 gene encoding sodium- and chloride-dependent GABA transporter 2-like isoform X2 — MNRIQGQIEERGYWGSKAEFLLAIAGNVVGLGNVWRFPYLCYRNGGGAFLIPYLVFVVTCGVPLFLLETAMGQYTQEGPITCWHRLCPLAEGIGYAGQLILLYNCMYSIILAWALFYLIFSFNSQLPWASCDNTWNTDDCVNLAEQNLTLNQTKLIHSTPAATEFWERRVLSLSGGIEEIGQINWEIVLCLIAVWVICYFCIWKGIKSTGKVVYFTATFPYVMLLVLLIRGLALQGVVFYLYPEPTRLFDPQVWMEAGTQIFFSYSVCFGSLVTLASYNQYHNNCYRDCVRLCLLNSGTSLVAGFAVFSVLGFMANAQGVPIEEVAESGPGLAFIAYPQAVAMMPLPQLWAVCFFIMIILLGLDTQFVGMESIITSVMDMFPTVLRRAGRREIFILLFCLTCFFGQLLMVTEGGMYVFQLFDYYACNGACILFLSVLESLVMGWIFGAERMFDIIEDMTKSRPNYIFMLCWKYLTPLVSLTGRMY, encoded by the exons ATGAACAGGATACAAGGGCAAATAGAGGAGCGAGGGTACTGGGGCAGTAAAGCAGAGTTTCTTCTGGCTATTGCAGGGAATGTGGTTGGTCTGGGTAACGTCTGGAGGTTTCCTTACCTCTGTTACAGGAATGGAGGAG GGGCGTTCCTGATCCCCTACCTGGTGTTTGTGGTTACCTGTGGGGTGCCTCTGTTCCTGCTGGAGACGGCCATGGGACAGTACACACAGGAAGGTCCGATTACATGCTGGCATCGGCTCTGTCCTCTGGCTGAGG GTATTGGCTATGCAGGGCAATTGATATTGCTTTACAACTGCATGTATAGTATCATTCTGGCCTGGGCGCTTTTCTAcctcattttctctttcaatTCCCAACTTCCATGGGCCAGCTGTGATAACACCTGGAACACAG ATGACTGTGTAAATCTTGCCGAACAAAACCTGACCCTCAACCAGACAAAGCTAATTCATTCTACACCTGCAGCTACTGAGTTCTGGGA ACGCAGAGTGCTGTCTCTCTCTGGAGGTATTGAGGAGATCGGTCAGATCAACTGGGAGATTGTTCTGTGTTTAATTGCAGTTTGGGTCATATGTTATTTCTGCATCTGGAAAGGAATCAAATCTACAGGCAAG GTGGTGTATTTCACAGCTACATTTCCTTATGTGATGCTGCTGGTGTTGCTGATTCGTGGGTTAGCTCTTCAGGGGGTTGTGTTTTACCTGTACCCTGAACCGACCCGGCTCTTTGACCCACAG GTTTGGATGGAGGCAGGAACTCAGATCTTTTTCTCCTACAGTGTGTGTTTCGGCTCTCTCGTCACACTAGCAAGTTATAATCAATACCATAACAACTGCTACAG GGACTGTGTGCGGCTTTGCCTTCTGAACAGTGGCACCAGTTTAGTGGCAGGTTTTGCTGTGTTCTCAGTCCTGGGCTTCATGGCTAATGCGCAGGGCGTCCCTATTGAGGAGGTAGCAGAATCAG GTCCAGGACTAGCGTTCATAGCTTATCCACAGGCAGTAGCTATGATGCCTCTTCCTCAGTTGTGGGCTGTCTGTTTCTTCATCATGATTATTTTGCTGGGCCTAGATACACAG TTTGTTGGAATGGAGTCTATAATTACATCAGTGATGGACATGTTCCCCACGGTGTTGCGCAGAGCTGGTCGCCGAGAAATTTTTATCCTGCTCTTCTGTCTCACTTGCTTTTTTGGACAACTCCTCATGGTTACAGAG GGGGGGATGTATGTATTCCAGTTGTTTGACTACTACGCCTGTAATGGAGCTTGTATTCTGTTCCTGTCTGTGTTAGAGTCTCTGGTTATGGGTTGGATCTTTG GGGCTGAGAGGATGTTTGACATCATTGAAGACATGACAAAGTCACGACCcaattacattttcatgctGTGCTGGAAATACCTGACTCCTCTTGTGTCCCTG ACTGGGCGTATGTACTAG
- the si:ch211-132b12.7 gene encoding CLOCK-interacting pacemaker, with protein MPKEPRGDTQGCVGERERTSRPATKNAKDKSNSAALLASRARAHTEQQMNGRDSRCSEKDSGYSDTGSDSLQTDADDQQSSVNEPQVRKGLGGVDQGPLQGSHILVSGTPELTPIFIIKNVVLKQPGQSGQDHILPSSLSWDGGATSNQGPTHVLLLQQPGINQSAPLHILKPQPPRSDSKGVKKSKNTYLPILNSYPRIAPHPSKKTPEKPTASRGFNTEEHSLSKRVCTEQKRDEVSTSTQAAKQHLHKQPENNLLLHSHSLSRSLSAGRETLSGSHQHQSPCRPTSPSASLNVSSPSISSTQTLSPPSSNNFIQGRKEPHKHCPEANNSSGKGSNNLKGTARHRRFLNTVEILSQLGLLDITLRTQDLLRQNAATERDITQLRQHAHLLFQAAQAGADAPAAWEKLQQVMAESGHYPSLKCLPTDSSNGRSQSKVEVEAATSTKPDTPVVYRYGLNGTEEVAPPSPLLDPNSVTEWQSTGQYESVSDSIATSEQMRAHRGMLSLPDDPIMPPDSSTHGNLL; from the exons ATGCCCAAAGAACCAAGAGGAGATACCCAAGGGTGTGTAGGGGAGAGGGAACGCACCTCCCGCCCAGCAACTAAAAATGCTAAAGACAAAAGCAACAGCGCCGCCCTTTTGGCCTCTAGAGCAAGAGCACACACTGAACAGCAAATGAATGGACGTGACTCGCGCTGCTCTGAGAAAGACTCTGGTTACTCGG ACACTGGCTCCGACTCTTTGCAGACTGATGCAGATGACCAGCAGAGCAGTGTGAATGAGCCTCAGGTCCGCAAAGGTTTGGGTGGGGTGGACCAGGGTCCCCTGCAGGGAAGCCATATACTGGTGTCCGGGACGCCTGAACTCACCCCTATATTCATCATTAAGAATGTGGTGTTGAAGCAG CCTGGGCAATCTGGTCAGGACCACATCCTGCCTTCATCTCTGTCATGGGATGGAGGTGCTACAAGCAATCAAGGTCCCACCCACGTCCTCTTGCTACAACAACCTGGCATCAATCAAAGCGCCCCGTTGCACATCCTCAAACCCCAGCCACCGAGATCCGACAGCAAGGGTGTAAAGAAGAGCAAAAACACTTATCTCCCCATCCTAAACTCCTACCCTCGAATCGCACCTCACCCGAGTAAGAAAACCCCAGAGAAACCAACTGCCAGTAGAGGATTTAACACAGAGGAGCACAGCCTGAGTAAGAGAGTATGCACTGAGCAGAAGAGAGACGAGGTGTCCACAAGCACGCAAGCGGCCAAACAGCACCTGCACAAACAGCCAGAGAACAACTTGCTGTTGCACTCTCATTCCCTCTCACGTTCTTTGTCTGCAGGCCGTGAGACACTATCTGGCTCTCACCAGCACCAGAGCCCATGTCGCCCAACTAGTCCCTCTGCCTCCCTCAACGTGAGCTCTCCGTCCATCTCAAGCACTCAGACGCTTTCCCCACCCTCTTCCAACAACTTCATCCAAGGCAGAAAAGAGCCCCATAAGCATTGCCCAGAAGCGAATAATAGCTCTGGCAAAGGGTCAAACAACCTCAAAGGGACAGCACGGCATCGTCGTTTCCTCAACACAGTTGAGATTCTGAGCCAGTTGGGACTACTTGACATCACCTTAAGGACGCAGGATCTGCTAAGGCAAAATGCGGCCACCGAACGAGACATAACCCAGCTTCGCCAACATGCCCATCTGCTTTTCCAGGCCGCCCAAGCAGGTGCTGATGCTCCAGCTGCCTGGGAGAAGCTCCAACAGGTCATGGCTGAGTCTGGGCACTATCCCAGCCTCAAGTGCCTACCTACAGACAGCAGCAATGGAAGGTCTCAATCAAAAGTAGAAGTCGAGGCGGCCACCAGCACCAAGCCTGATACTCCTGTGGTGTACAGGTATGGACTTAATGGCACTGAAGAGGTGGCACCTCCATCTCCTCTTCTCGATCCAAATTCAGTCACAGAATGGCAGTCAACCGGTCAATATGAGTCTGTAAGTGATAGCATCGCCACTTCTGAGCAAATGAGAGCCCATAGAGGAATGTTGAGTCTACCAGATGACCCCATAATGCCTCCAGACAGTTCTACGCATGGAAACCTGCTTTAG